The DNA region CTTGGTCTGTCTCTTAAACTCCTTGTTGCCTCCTCTGCCCACAGCTTCAGTTTCCCCTACAAGAGTTTATCCTGGCCATGGGGTTCTTCCTGGTCCTGGTGATGGAGCAGATCACGCTCGCTTACAAGGAGCAGTCACTGCCACCACCTCGAGAGGAGACAAGGGCGCTGCTGGGAACAGTGAATGGTGGGCCACAGCACTGGCATGATGGGCAAGGCCTCCCACAGGCAAGTGGAGTTCTGGCAGCTCCCTCAGCCCTGCGTGCCTGTGTACTGGTCTTCTCCCTGGCTCTGCATTCGGTGTTCGAGGGGCTGGCGGTGGGACTACAGCGAGACCGGGCTCGGGCCATGGAGCTGTGTCTGGCTTTGCTGCTCCATAAGGGTATTCTGGCCGTCAGCTTGTCCCTGAGGCTGCTGCAGAGCCACCTGCGAGCAAAGGTGGTGGCTGGCTGTGGCATTCTCTTCTCATGTATGACACCCCTGGGCATTGGGCTGGGCGCAGCTCTGGCAGAGTCAGCTGGCCCACTGCACCAGCTGGCCCAGTCTGTGCTGGAGGGCATGGCAGCTGGCACCTTTTTCTATATCACTTTCTTGGAAATCCTGCCCCAGGAGCTGGCCACTGCTGACCAGAGGATCCTCAAGGTCATTCTGCTCCTATCAGGCTTTGCCCTACTTACTGGCCTACTCTTCATCCAAGTCTAGGAGGCTCCAAGAGGGGCGGGGGAGATTGGGTACCAGGTGCCCTTGacccacctcccctcctcaggaatggggaagggaaGTATTGAGGTCCAGAGAGTTCTCTGAGAGGTGAGGGTGGAGCTTTTGGGACAATTTGACCAATGGGAAACAAGTGGGTAGACAAAAGTCTGGTCCCCAGGCTCAAGGGACAAGGCATGATCAAGTCACTAGAGACATGGTCAAGAGACATTAGTATTAGGGAAGACATTGCACACTAGAATTGGGCAGACACTACACAGGGACAGACTGACACTGGGGAGGCTTTGGGATGGAAGTAGAGAGAACACAGGCCCAGAGTCAGCAGTTCTCTTGCTTCTAGCCCATTTCATCCCTCTGTCATTTGGAGTAGATCCTTCCTAATTTTCTTAGCTCCTACTCTCACACAtatctcctttccttctcccaaGACACTAGTGCCAAGTGGCCTCTTCCTGCCAGTATTGGTACCTTCTCTGGCTTCTCCAGTTCTGCTCACTCTATTTTTAAAGTGCCAAATAAAATGCCCTCCCTCTTTCTCAAAGCACAGTGATGTACTGAGCCCTGCTCAGCACCTCAGTGAAGGGGTCGTCCTCTTGCTCCTTATTTTAGTCCCAGATTCTGGGGTGGGgcagaaatgtttgttgagttggggtggagggagggttgGTAGATCCGAGGGCCCTACCATTGCTGCACTCTAGGAATACTGAACATGGATATATGGTGCCCCATATGCCACAGATGATAAACATTGAGCTGCCAAAACTTTTATACCGTAGGAGCCcaagggggggtggggaatgtTCACCCCCAgggttattggggggggggggatagggctGGGCACAGGGCCATATTCTCTAGACTCTATTTTACTTACTGATCTGTTTTGGGACATGTTCCCCAAATAAAAGATGTTTCTCTACATCTGTATGGAATCTGATTCTTTTGTATTGGGAAAGGGGTGGGCGGGCATGTGGCTAGCCTGAGGGCCTGCGTCCCAGATGTTTACCGTTGTTTCAGTAGTCTCCCTGGTCTCACTGTTTTCATTCAGGCCCTTCTACCCTTCCCTGAAGATGACATTTTCCCTCTTttgtctcttccttcttccctccctgtctccaccccttccctctcctctccttttcctttcctccttcctccctctccccttcgcTTTCCTAGGCTCCGGGCTAATGTAAAACTACTTTTCCCAGCTTGCCGCGCGCAGGGAGGAGCCGAGTGGGAGGAGCGAAGTCCCCAGTACCCCGAGTCAACAGGGCTGCTGGGAATTGGTGTCCATTTCCTTTCCGTACTGCGTGGTTGGGGCTGTGAGAGGGTCACGTAAACAAACTACAATTCCCGGAAGGCCTCGCGCGCCACGGGTCAGGGCTAGGCTGGGGCCGGGTTCGCGGTGCTCGCTgagacggcggcggcggcggctacGGGTGGAAGACCCGATCGGGAGCCCGCGGCCGAGGCcggggctggtgctgggaggGTGGCGGGGAGGGTCGGAGGAGGAAGATGGCGACGTCGGGGCCGAATGGGCCGGGCTCGGCCACGGCCTCGGCTTCCAATCCACGCAAGTTTAGTGAGAAGATCGCGCTGCAGAAGCAGCGTCAGGCCGAAGAGACGGCGGCCTTCGAGGAGGTGATGATGGACATCGGCTCCACCCGGGTGAGGGGCCGCGCCGGGGAGCCGAGCGGAGCAATTACGGAGCGGGTAGCTgagaggcggggcgggggcgggagccaCTGCAAAAGAGGCGGAACGGGACTGCGGACGCCGCCGTCTGGGATGCGCGGGCTGCGGGCCGGGGGGCAGGAAGACGGAttttgcgggggagggggggggtaagGAGGCCGAAACACCGGTGAGGTTGGGAGTTTGGGAAAGACGGGGGGCTAAGTGggtaaggagagggaggagggaggagaccgTTCCCCGGAACCGGCGGAGGGGGGTGGTCATCGTGCATCTCTGATGGAGTCCCCTCCGGGATTCTGCCCGAGCATCCCCGGGGTGGTTGGGGTGTGGGTTGGAGGATGGTCAGCTTGCCCTGCTCTGTCTCCTCGGTTGGCAATCTCCTCCACTGTGGTCCTCCCGCCCTCTTGGCCACCGGGCACTTCAGTTCCTCTGGGAAAGGGCCCCTGGAGCGGTTTGAACAGCGGCGCTGGGTATAGTGGAGCAGGAAGTCCCCTCCTGCGTCCCGTCCCTTTGCTTCCTTTTTCAAACGCTTCTTGTGGTTTCCTGACGTGAATGAAGGTGAGGTCCATTGCTCACAGGCTGGTGCGTGGTGTTTTGCCGTGGTGGCCGCCttggaggagaggcagggagccGGTGGCTATAGGTTGTGTGGAATCCGCTGGTCTGCTGAGCTCTCTGAGGAGATGGCTGCTTTGTGGGTCAGTTACGGGTTGGCTTGGAGGGTCTTGTATGTGGAGGGAATAGAAATTCCTAGGAAGAGCCAGAAAAAAAGGCATCCTGGCAGAGTTGCCTCTGAAACCGAGTCTCTGGCCTTGATTTCTTGCTGCCAGCACTGGATGTctgagggagtgaggggtggGAGTTCGCCCAGCTGGTATGCAGCCCTAATTTAGGGAGGcattgttctcaaaacagcaGGCTAGGAGAATATTGTAGGATTCCCTCCTGGCAGGGAGCTAGGAGGAATTTAAGGGGAGATGGTGGAACATAAATACCACATTTCAAAGCTCTTTCTCCTGATTTGACTGTGATTGCATCTGTCTAGGACtgactctggttttatttttgtgtgtctctccctccacACTCTTAGTCTTTTTCATGTTTGTTTCCCCTTTGAGTCTCTAGAGACCATGTGCCCTAGTTTGTGGGAGACAGAAACGAGATAGTTAGGTGGGGAGGCAAATCTTGTGTGTGTGCCTAACCCCTGCTAACTGCCATGAGGATCATGGTCTGCCTGTTGACTGCTCCCCTTTAGTAGCTTTTGGTCATGGTGGGGCAGAGGCAAGAAGGTGGGCGAGAGGCTGATGATCTCTAGCTGACAGCTTGAGGCCCTGCCTTCTGGACTGTGACTCCCGCAGAGCATGGTAGGATCTTAGGGTTTGTGTGTGCAAACAAAGAAAGGCTTGTGAGGAACTCAAAGCCAGGCCATCTATCTTTGTAGTGTCTTGGTCTGTCAAAAGGCCCCACCTTGCCCCTGCAGGGTCCCTTCTCTGCGGCACGTAAGATTCCAGTGGGCATACTCAGCCAGAGCCTGGGAACCCAGGAGCGGAAGCCTGGTATTTGGCTAGCTGGGAGGGCTCATCCGAGGCAGAATGTGGCCATGAGGCCTATACTGCTTGGAGGCTGGGGTTGTCATATATATATAGGCAGCCCTGAGGTGGTCCAAGGTTCAGCATAGTGCCCACTAAACTCACTGGGCTGACCTCCTGGGACAGAAAGTCCTGAGGGTAGCCTATGCACAACAGTATGTCCCAGAAGCTCGTAGAATTTGCTCCTCATCAGCTGCCCTGGGTCTTTTTATTTGGCTGTTGACCGTGGTTGAGTCTCAGAAGTAGGTGCTCACCACTCACAGAGGGACACGAGATCTGTAGCCGGACTAAAaccatgccaggctgagggatgtgGTGTCTCGCTCCAGTGCCAGACTTATCTCCCCAAAGTGAGGGTGCGGCTAGGGAGATGGCTCTGGCCCAGACTAGCGTGGACTACTGTTCCCTCTCCCATTCCCATTCTGCAGGCTTTCCTGCCCATTCCGGGGCCTTACAACTAAGTAGAAGAGTGTGCCTTGGTTTTGGCCCTGTGTTTACAGCTACGTGAGCCATTATTCCTTAGATGCTCTCGTTTAGGAGGTGCAGGCCCTGTGTAGCCTTCTTGAGGCTGGGCAAATGGCAGAGCCCAGAAGCCACAGGAAAAGGCTGGTCTCTGTGGCATCCACCTGTGGCCTTTCCCTCATTTGCCAATCACTCTGGGACACGTCTGGAAGGGAAAGCAGAGGTGCCTAATAGGCACCTCTTCCCATGTGACTAGCTGGGGGCTCCTGGCAACCCCCCAGGGACTCTGTTTAGACTGAGGACAACTGAGCAGAGTGTCAGGCTCTGTGCTTGGCAGGGTGTTTGATGCCAGGCATTGGTGATGTCATTGATGCGGGCAGCCTGCGGAAGAGCTAGGGCAGGTTGTTTACACCTGGCCTCAGTGGAGcttttccccagcaccattttcttcttctccttctggcaaaTCTCTTAAAAGCAGCACCAATAGGAGCCTATCCTGGAGACAGGCATGGTAAGGGTGGCCAAAGAATAGGAACAGTACTCAGGCCCCTGCCTGACATTCCCATGTTTGCCTTTCATGTTTCAGTTACAGGCCCAAAAACTGCGACTGGCATACACAAGGAACTCCCATTACGGAGGTTCTCTGCCCAATGTGAACCAGATTGGCTGTGGCTTGGCTGAGTTCCAGGTGAGTGGACCCCAGCCTCAGGCCAGTGCAGGCTCCTCAGCAGCTCCCCCATCGACTCACCTCTGTGTTTTGGCAGAGCCCCCTCCACTCACCTTTGGATTCATCCCGGAACACTCGGCACCATGGGCTGGTGGAACGGGTGCAGCGAGATCCCCGAAGAATGGTGTCCCCACTCCGCCGCTACCCCCGCCACATATCCTTCACAGAGGGTTGGGGGGTTTGGAGGGTGGGGGGTTGGAGTCCCTTAGAAGCTCATGGTGGGAAGGGACTTGAAGTGCTGTCCAGTCCTATTTTCTCCAGGGGCTCTCCTTTACCCAGCCACCCAGAAAAGTGGCCGTTTGGCCCAGGTGAGCGCGCTGCTCCTGTGCAAAGGAGTGGCTGCTCCAGAGCTTGTGCCCTCCATCTCTGCTGGCTCTGGCTGCCTTATTCAGCTAGCTCTTTGTTGTCTCCTGCTCAAGGGGTTTGGTTTCCCGgtcagtgtggctccgtggttgagtgtggacccacgaaccaggaggtcatggttggattccccgtcagggcacgtgcctaggtttcaatctccccagtagggggcgtgcaggaggcagccaatggatgattctcatcattgatggctctctctctctctctctctctctctttcttcctctcttcctctctctcaaatcaatacaaacatatttttaaaaaattaatagaggGAGTTTGGTTCTCTCCACACATTTCTGTCCTTAGCTTTCAATCTCAGAGACCTCCATAGACCTGTCTCCCCAAGCCCCACCTAGATACTctcctgtatttttccaactctgctggcctcaccctcttctcttccattctctgaCCTGAGTGTTGTCCCTTATTGAGAAGGAGAAAGGTATTTGTTTCTTGAAACTCACATCTGCTGTCTCCATTATCCTTCCTTCATCTGGGGTCTAGCCCAGTGggcggcaaactgcggctcgcgagccacatgcggctctttggccccttgagtgtggctcttcctaagccttaggagtaccctaattaagttaataacaatgtacccacctatatagtttaagtttaaaaaatttggctctcaaaagaaatttcagtcgttgtactgttgatacttggctctgttgactaatgagtttcccgaccactgggctagcccATCCAGCCTCTCCTCACTTTTTACCTTAACTGGTGCTGTTCACATTGACAGCTCTCCCTACAGTCCTGCCTACTTGTCTCCTCCCCCGGAGTCCAGCTGGCGGAGGTCAGTGTCCAGGGCAGGCGGATCTCCTGCCCACTCTGACATATCTCTGGAGGGAGCTTGTGTTGGGGTTGGGCTTGCTGGGCCAGGCTTTCAGCAGTCCCTCCTCTCttaagggcagggctgggagggtggTGGCAGGTGGAGTAGGTGGGTCAGAGTCCAGCCTTGGCCGTATTGACACGGGTGGCCAAGCCTCCCAGTCCAAGCAGGGCAGGACCAATGGTAACTGGGGCCGGCTGGGGTGTGTTTGTCAGGGGGAAGGGAGAACAGCTGCCTCTTGTCAAGAGTGGGTGCCAGATGTAGTGTTCTGGCACTCAGATACCGGAACCCTTCCCCTGTCCATCTCATCGCTAATACTTGTACATAGAAGAGTGGCTGGGCTCCAGATCAGCTTGTCCTGGCAGATAGAAGTTGAGATTTCCCAGATCTCCtacatcagtgattttcaacttttttcatttcatggcacacgtaaaataattactaaaattctgtggcacatcaaaaaatatattaattttttgctactctgacaaaaaaaattggtataattttgattggttttttaccttttttttttttttctttttttggtgcccttgactggaatcgaacctgggacccttcagtccgcaggccgatgctctatccactgagccaaaccagtcagggctggtttttaaaaatagtaattttttacctaccctttttgctcctaAGTGACTTTTTAATAAATCAGGTGTTGCCCAgactaggtagctcagttggttagagcgctgtcccgatacgccaaggttgcgggttccatcccggGTTGGGACACATGCAAGggtcaaccagtgaatgcataaagaaatggcacaacaaattgatctctctttccctctcccccacttcctctcactctaaaaatcatcaatcaataaaaaagaaaataaatttaaaaatcaggtgcctgtacttgtatataaggatttttgataccaagaattaaccaatcagatgcaaccttattatgagctgtgaccaataagatgcatcTCTTTTATATGACCTATATAGTTGTGGTTCCCGGCAGGGTATTCACatcagacagctattgttgtgttgacagttgtcattttttaaaattaacgaTCTAAGGAGGAAAGGGGTCaatgtccctgactaaatagtcaggtatcggATGTTTTTAGAATTCTTACGGCACAGCTGTGTGCcatggcacaccggttgaaaatcgct from Myotis daubentonii chromosome 18, mMyoDau2.1, whole genome shotgun sequence includes:
- the SLC39A1 gene encoding zinc transporter ZIP1, whose product is MGPWGEPELLVWRPEAVASAPPLPVGLEVKLGALVLLLVLTLICSLVPICVLRRPGASPEASAFRQKVLSLVSCFAGGVFLATCLLDLLPDYLSAIDEALAALHVTLQFPLQEFILAMGFFLVLVMEQITLAYKEQSLPPPREETRALLGTVNGGPQHWHDGQGLPQASGVLAAPSALRACVLVFSLALHSVFEGLAVGLQRDRARAMELCLALLLHKGILAVSLSLRLLQSHLRAKVVAGCGILFSCMTPLGIGLGAALAESAGPLHQLAQSVLEGMAAGTFFYITFLEILPQELATADQRILKVILLLSGFALLTGLLFIQV